In Actinomadura luzonensis, a single window of DNA contains:
- a CDS encoding acetoacetate decarboxylase family protein: protein MASQLIQGRTVGFPVRVRDAEVCSAFYPVRADAARAVIAYSGLDVAEALPGKAVCVLMFVDYRDGDLDTYHEFGMAFLVRPPGATGAPGPADLRRAGVFVHWLPVDQGFTLEAGRTLWGFPKELADIELRLRSPYKRCVLRKDDRLVLDMLVKPGVPVPGATAMAPMDAYTHRDGVTRRVPWSVRARGARLRPSGALIRLGNHPIAKELSELGLPKRAMFSTTIARAEMTFGEASPA, encoded by the coding sequence ATGGCATCGCAACTGATCCAGGGCCGGACGGTCGGGTTCCCCGTCCGGGTGAGGGACGCTGAGGTCTGCAGCGCCTTCTACCCGGTTCGTGCCGACGCCGCGCGGGCGGTGATCGCCTACTCCGGCCTCGACGTGGCCGAGGCGCTGCCCGGCAAGGCCGTCTGCGTGCTGATGTTCGTCGACTACCGCGACGGCGACCTCGACACCTACCACGAGTTCGGCATGGCGTTCCTGGTGCGGCCGCCCGGCGCGACGGGCGCCCCTGGGCCGGCCGACCTGCGGCGGGCCGGGGTGTTCGTGCACTGGCTGCCGGTGGACCAGGGGTTCACGCTGGAGGCGGGGCGCACGCTGTGGGGGTTCCCGAAGGAGCTGGCGGACATCGAGCTGCGGCTCAGGTCGCCGTACAAGCGGTGCGTGCTGCGCAAGGACGACCGGCTGGTGCTCGACATGCTGGTCAAACCGGGTGTCCCGGTGCCGGGCGCGACCGCGATGGCGCCCATGGACGCCTACACGCACCGCGACGGCGTCACCCGCCGGGTGCCCTGGTCCGTACGGGCCCGCGGGGCGCGGCTGCGGCCCAGCGGCGCGCTGATCCGCCTGGGCAACCATCCCATCGCCAAGGAGCTGAGCGAGCTGGGCCTGCCCAAGCGGGCGATGTTCAGCACGACGATCGCGCGGGCCGAGATGACCTTCGGCGAGGCGTCCCCGGCCTGA
- a CDS encoding glycosyltransferase family 2 protein, protein MKISCVILTMGNRVAELNRAVESALNQIDGDVEVVIVGNGADVPEVSATPPEGSSAVVKSIRLDRNTGIPAGRNRGVEECSGDVVLFLDDDGWYADQKVVAHVRDRFATEPDLAVISFRVMDPDGGIGQRRHVPRLRAGDPQRSSPVTTFLGGASAIRRSAFLQVGGLPERFFYAHEETDLAWRLLGEGYRIEYDAETVMYHPQVPPTRHAEFYRLNARNRVWLARRNLPWPLAVLYLTNWVVLTLIRERRSPHAIKAWFRGFAEGLRTPAGERRPMAWRTAWRMVKLGRPPIV, encoded by the coding sequence TTGAAGATCTCGTGCGTCATCCTCACCATGGGCAACCGGGTCGCGGAGCTGAACCGGGCGGTCGAGTCCGCGCTCAACCAGATCGACGGCGACGTCGAAGTGGTGATCGTGGGCAATGGCGCCGACGTGCCCGAGGTGTCGGCGACGCCACCCGAGGGGTCGTCCGCGGTCGTGAAATCGATCCGGCTCGACCGTAACACCGGCATCCCGGCCGGCCGCAACCGCGGGGTGGAGGAGTGCTCCGGCGACGTCGTGCTGTTCCTCGACGACGACGGCTGGTACGCCGACCAGAAGGTCGTCGCGCACGTCCGCGACCGCTTCGCCACCGAGCCCGACCTCGCGGTCATCTCCTTCCGGGTGATGGACCCCGACGGCGGCATCGGCCAGCGGCGGCACGTCCCCCGGCTGCGCGCGGGCGATCCGCAGCGCTCCTCGCCGGTCACCACGTTCCTCGGCGGGGCCTCGGCCATCAGGCGCTCGGCCTTCCTCCAGGTGGGCGGCCTGCCCGAGCGGTTCTTCTACGCCCACGAGGAGACCGACCTCGCCTGGCGGCTGCTCGGCGAGGGCTACCGCATCGAGTACGACGCCGAGACGGTGATGTACCACCCGCAGGTGCCGCCCACCCGGCACGCGGAGTTCTACCGGCTCAACGCCCGCAACCGGGTCTGGCTGGCCCGCCGCAACCTGCCCTGGCCGCTGGCGGTGCTCTACCTGACCAACTGGGTCGTGCTCACCCTCATCAGGGAGCGCCGCTCGCCGCACGCGATCAAGGCGTGGTTCCGCGGCTTCGCCGAGGGGCTGCGCACGCCCGCGGGCGAGCGCCGGCCGATGGCCTGGCGCACGGCGTGGCGCATGGTCAAGCTCGGCCGCCCGCCCATCGTCTGA
- a CDS encoding CDP-alcohol phosphatidyltransferase family protein, producing MSGPSVAELRRVAQPPGHLERRNGEHWAGVLYMRRLSIYVTWLMAKTPVTPNQLTWVMTVAGVLAGFVIALPGLWAAVAAALLIQVYLLLDCSDGELARWTGRTSLAGVYLDRVGAYFAEAALLAGLGWRASAVLPDWYTVLGVGGALGAILIKAESDLVEVARAKGGLPPAGESGAVQFRSGLLGLGRRILSATKFHRIVQPIELSLLALATAVIDAVRGDLAATRVLVVACFVAACLQVVLHLVSILASRRLA from the coding sequence ATGTCCGGGCCTTCGGTAGCTGAGCTGCGCCGGGTCGCCCAGCCGCCCGGCCACCTGGAGCGCAGGAACGGCGAGCACTGGGCGGGCGTGCTCTACATGCGCCGCCTGTCCATATACGTCACCTGGCTCATGGCGAAGACCCCCGTCACGCCCAACCAGCTCACCTGGGTGATGACGGTGGCGGGCGTGCTGGCCGGGTTCGTGATCGCGCTGCCCGGCCTCTGGGCGGCCGTGGCCGCCGCCCTGCTGATCCAGGTCTACCTGCTGCTCGACTGCTCCGACGGCGAGCTGGCCCGCTGGACCGGCCGCACCTCGCTGGCCGGGGTCTACCTCGACCGGGTGGGGGCGTACTTCGCCGAGGCGGCGCTGCTGGCCGGGCTCGGCTGGCGGGCCTCGGCCGTGCTGCCCGACTGGTACACCGTGCTCGGGGTCGGCGGGGCGCTCGGCGCGATCCTCATCAAGGCCGAGAGCGACCTGGTGGAGGTGGCCCGCGCCAAGGGCGGGCTGCCGCCGGCCGGCGAGTCGGGCGCGGTACAGTTCCGTTCCGGGCTGCTCGGGCTGGGGCGCCGGATTCTTTCCGCCACCAAGTTCCACCGCATCGTGCAGCCGATCGAGCTGTCGCTGCTGGCCCTCGCGACGGCGGTGATCGACGCGGTCCGCGGCGACCTCGCCGCCACGCGGGTGCTGGTGGTGGCGTGTTTCGTCGCGGCTTGCCTACAGGTCGTCCTGCATTTGGTCAGCATCCTGGCGTCGAGGCGGCTGGCGTGA
- a CDS encoding iron-containing alcohol dehydrogenase family protein, which translates to MLPAPLTMQVRRGAVAELGALLADTRVATSGRVAVAVGPGQGDHIESLIAPQLDEAEVFRVSDGTVDAAVSLGADLRKSAYEVVVGVGGGKTIDATKYAASLAGIPMVAVATNLSHDGICSPTASLVYEGGKGSFGVPMPLAILVDLDFVHAAPRTLVRAGVGDVVSNLSAIEDWQLGNVERGEPIDGLACSMARTAAEALIGRGDGIESDAFLTVLAESLILSGMSMVIAGSSRPASGGDHEILHAVDQLFPGTSNHGELAGIGAAFCFFLREDDARVRQVVSCLRRHELPVVPADIGLSEEQFAEAVALAPATRPGRYTILEHLRMQDTEIRDRVGDYVRAFGS; encoded by the coding sequence ATGTTGCCGGCGCCGCTGACCATGCAGGTCAGGCGCGGCGCCGTCGCGGAGCTGGGCGCTCTGCTGGCCGACACCCGGGTGGCGACCTCCGGCCGGGTCGCCGTCGCCGTCGGGCCCGGGCAGGGCGACCACATCGAGAGCCTGATCGCTCCGCAGCTCGACGAGGCCGAGGTGTTCCGGGTGTCCGACGGCACGGTCGACGCGGCCGTCTCGCTCGGCGCCGACCTGCGCAAGAGCGCCTACGAGGTCGTCGTCGGCGTCGGGGGCGGCAAGACCATCGACGCCACCAAGTACGCCGCCTCGCTGGCCGGCATCCCCATGGTCGCGGTCGCGACCAACCTCTCCCACGACGGCATCTGCTCGCCCACCGCCTCCCTCGTCTACGAGGGCGGCAAGGGCTCCTTCGGGGTGCCGATGCCGCTGGCCATCCTGGTCGACCTCGACTTCGTGCACGCCGCGCCGCGCACGCTGGTGCGCGCGGGCGTCGGCGACGTGGTCAGCAACCTGTCGGCGATCGAGGACTGGCAGCTCGGCAACGTCGAGCGCGGCGAGCCCATCGACGGCCTGGCCTGCTCGATGGCGCGCACGGCGGCCGAGGCGCTGATCGGGCGCGGCGACGGCATCGAGTCCGACGCGTTCCTGACCGTGCTGGCCGAATCCCTGATCCTGTCGGGCATGTCGATGGTCATCGCCGGTTCCTCGCGGCCCGCGAGCGGCGGCGACCATGAGATCCTTCATGCCGTGGATCAGCTCTTCCCCGGCACCTCCAACCACGGCGAGCTCGCCGGCATCGGCGCCGCCTTCTGCTTCTTCCTCCGCGAGGACGACGCCCGCGTCCGGCAGGTCGTCTCCTGCCTGCGCCGGCACGAGCTGCCCGTCGTGCCGGCCGACATCGGGCTGAGCGAGGAGCAGTTCGCCGAGGCGGTGGCGCTGGCGCCGGCCACCCGGCCCGGCCGCTACACGATCCTGGAGCACCTTCGCATGCAGGACACCGAGATCCGCGATCGGGTGGGGGACTATGTCCGGGCCTTCGGTAGCTGA
- a CDS encoding phosphocholine cytidylyltransferase family protein, producing MLGMVLAAGAGRRLRPYTDTLPKALVPVDGETTIMDISLRNLAEVDLREIVIVVGYAAQAVHERKAGFEKKYGVTLTLVHNDKAEEWNNAYSLWCARDYFAQGALLVNGDTVHPVSVEKTLLSAPETSDILLAVDNVKKLADEEMKVTLDAGGSLRRITKLMDPAEAYGEYIGATLIRPGAAARLADALQATFERDPQLYYEDGYQEMVERGETIHAAPIGEVDWVEVDNHDDLAKARTIAVRY from the coding sequence TTGCTGGGAATGGTGCTGGCCGCTGGGGCCGGACGACGCCTGCGGCCGTACACCGACACGCTGCCCAAGGCGCTCGTGCCGGTCGACGGCGAGACCACGATCATGGACATCTCGCTGCGCAACCTGGCCGAGGTGGACCTGCGGGAGATCGTGATCGTCGTCGGTTACGCGGCGCAGGCCGTCCACGAGCGCAAGGCCGGATTCGAGAAGAAGTACGGCGTCACGCTCACCCTCGTGCACAACGACAAGGCCGAGGAGTGGAACAACGCCTACTCCCTGTGGTGCGCCCGCGACTACTTCGCGCAGGGCGCGCTGCTGGTCAACGGTGACACCGTGCACCCGGTCTCGGTCGAGAAGACGCTCCTGTCCGCCCCGGAGACCAGCGACATCCTGCTCGCCGTCGACAACGTCAAGAAGCTCGCCGACGAGGAGATGAAGGTCACGCTCGACGCCGGCGGCTCGCTGCGGCGCATCACGAAGCTGATGGACCCGGCCGAGGCGTACGGCGAGTACATCGGCGCCACGCTGATCCGGCCCGGCGCCGCCGCCCGGCTGGCCGACGCGCTGCAGGCCACCTTCGAGCGCGACCCGCAGCTCTACTACGAGGACGGCTACCAGGAGATGGTCGAGCGCGGCGAGACCATCCACGCCGCGCCCATCGGCGAGGTCGACTGGGTCGAGGTGGACAACCACGACGACCTGGCCAAGGCCCGCACCATAGCCGTCCGTTACTGA
- a CDS encoding DUF5941 domain-containing protein, protein MTIPAGRPVHMAPVPASAVVAYRDDGPLSRAMGLLVAGQLPPLPPVLAGTFVTGVLLLLGVAGTDGLAVFAPAVTLLLAGPGSTHPHDGRLDWLVPPILRVIEYTFVAAVGFAHGLHPLLILVLLGALAFHHYDLVYRLRQRVYPPSWLATAGLGWDGRMMVVSLVALMGPLTIGYALLALYLWGLFGWESVTCWLAAPRSGVDAAEMETQD, encoded by the coding sequence ATGACGATCCCGGCGGGCAGACCCGTGCACATGGCGCCCGTGCCCGCGAGCGCGGTCGTCGCCTACCGCGACGACGGGCCGCTCTCGCGCGCCATGGGCCTGCTCGTGGCGGGGCAGCTCCCGCCGCTGCCGCCCGTGCTGGCCGGCACGTTCGTCACCGGCGTGCTGCTGCTGCTCGGCGTGGCGGGCACCGACGGGCTCGCGGTGTTCGCGCCCGCCGTCACGCTGCTGCTGGCCGGGCCCGGCAGCACCCACCCGCACGACGGGCGGCTCGACTGGCTGGTGCCGCCGATCCTGCGGGTGATCGAGTACACGTTCGTGGCGGCCGTCGGGTTCGCCCACGGGCTGCACCCGCTGCTGATCCTGGTGCTGCTCGGCGCGCTGGCCTTCCACCACTACGACCTGGTCTACCGGCTGCGGCAGCGCGTCTACCCGCCGTCCTGGCTGGCCACCGCCGGGCTCGGCTGGGACGGCCGGATGATGGTGGTCTCCCTGGTCGCGCTCATGGGGCCGCTGACGATCGGGTACGCGCTGCTCGCCCTCTACCTGTGGGGGCTGTTCGGCTGGGAGAGCGTCACCTGCTGGCTCGCCGCGCCGCGCTCGGGAGTGGATGCGGCCGAGATGGAAACGCAAGACTAA
- a CDS encoding CDP-alcohol phosphatidyltransferase family protein, with protein MPDSLTTRDPAATAVVLLATTPASRLSCPHGTLLDRLGGQLDTLPVGEVQVLTPGGGLGADLRGVAKIARTAVSAVALLPADLVAHTEALALLLEHPAHDTGALVSLEATPGPLRPPVRAEAGTVVAAGSSFHIVPEANATFRGLLQTARPDLGTLAEVAEELAELADGGKLGPVTPVEAVDLLLVGLVRSGVKVRAAPLGPLHADRVTGQHAADVAIERLAEVDEDRVRLDTSVKDDDGFFATFFVSTWTRYLIKPAARLKLTPNTVTGVSIGLAALAAVWFSAGTPGGRLLGAALFYLSFALDCLDGQLARYTRTFSPLGAWVDGMADRLKEYVVYAGLAFGSPDPGIWRLAVAAMILQAVRHALDHSFAGALADAAGDGVSWARPARSLRESADAAAPRGLLALARRVERLPVARWLKRMIVLPIGERTALVCVTAAGWGARTTFTALLLWGGVAATYQLLGRMARSAR; from the coding sequence TTGCCCGACTCGTTGACCACCCGCGACCCCGCGGCCACGGCGGTCGTCCTGCTCGCCACCACCCCGGCGAGCCGGCTCTCCTGCCCGCACGGCACGCTGCTCGACCGTCTCGGCGGCCAGCTCGACACCCTGCCCGTCGGCGAGGTGCAGGTGCTGACGCCCGGCGGCGGCCTCGGCGCCGACCTCAGGGGCGTCGCCAAGATCGCCAGGACCGCCGTGAGCGCGGTCGCGCTGCTGCCCGCCGACCTCGTGGCCCACACCGAGGCGCTGGCGCTGCTGCTGGAGCACCCCGCGCACGACACCGGCGCGCTGGTCTCGCTGGAGGCCACCCCCGGCCCGCTGCGGCCGCCCGTCCGCGCCGAGGCCGGCACGGTCGTCGCCGCCGGCAGCTCGTTCCACATCGTGCCCGAGGCCAACGCCACCTTCCGCGGCCTGCTCCAGACCGCCCGGCCCGACCTCGGCACGCTCGCCGAGGTCGCCGAGGAGCTGGCCGAGCTCGCCGACGGCGGCAAGCTCGGCCCGGTCACCCCTGTCGAGGCCGTCGACCTGCTGCTGGTCGGCCTGGTGCGCAGCGGCGTGAAGGTCCGCGCGGCCCCGCTCGGCCCGCTGCACGCCGACCGGGTCACCGGCCAGCACGCCGCCGACGTGGCGATCGAGCGGCTGGCCGAGGTGGACGAGGACCGCGTCAGGCTCGACACCTCGGTCAAGGACGACGACGGCTTCTTCGCCACCTTCTTCGTCTCCACCTGGACGCGCTACCTGATCAAGCCCGCCGCCCGGCTCAAGCTCACCCCCAACACGGTCACCGGCGTCTCGATCGGGCTGGCCGCGCTGGCGGCCGTGTGGTTCTCGGCCGGCACCCCGGGCGGCCGGCTGCTCGGCGCGGCGCTGTTCTACCTGTCGTTCGCGCTCGACTGCCTGGACGGCCAGCTCGCCCGCTACACCCGCACGTTCTCCCCGCTCGGGGCCTGGGTGGACGGCATGGCCGACCGGCTGAAGGAGTACGTCGTCTACGCCGGGCTCGCCTTCGGCAGCCCCGACCCCGGCATCTGGCGCCTCGCCGTGGCCGCGATGATCCTCCAGGCCGTCCGGCACGCCCTCGACCACTCCTTCGCCGGCGCCCTGGCCGACGCCGCCGGCGACGGCGTGTCCTGGGCGCGCCCGGCCCGCTCGCTCCGCGAGTCGGCCGACGCCGCCGCGCCGCGCGGCCTGCTCGCGCTCGCCCGGCGGGTCGAGCGGCTGCCGGTGGCGCGCTGGCTGAAGCGCATGATCGTGCTGCCGATCGGCGAGCGGACCGCGCTCGTGTGCGTCACGGCCGCGGGGTGGGGGGCGCGCACCACGTTCACGGCGCTGCTGCTCTGGGGCGGCGTGGCGGCGACGTACCAGCTTCTCGGACGGATGGCGAGGTCCGCGCGATGA
- a CDS encoding IspD/TarI family cytidylyltransferase, which translates to MDSRSVGVLLAGGVGQRVGLALPKQLVEVAGRTILEHSLAVFEGAPEIDEIVVLMTPGHTARAREIVERGGYRKVSKIVEGGASRTESTWRALQALGTEECDVLLHDAVRPLLEPRIITECVAALRTHRAVNVAIPSSDTVFVAAPGPGGEVVGEVLDRALLRRSQTPQCFKLSVIREAYERALADPEFAGRPATDDCGVVLRYLPEVPIHLVAGSERNIKVTHPADLRIAELLFKLAAEA; encoded by the coding sequence ATGGATTCACGGTCGGTTGGCGTGCTCCTCGCGGGCGGGGTGGGGCAGCGGGTGGGCCTGGCCCTGCCCAAGCAGCTCGTCGAGGTGGCGGGGAGGACGATCCTGGAGCACTCGCTGGCGGTCTTCGAGGGCGCGCCGGAGATCGACGAGATCGTGGTGCTGATGACGCCGGGTCACACCGCCCGGGCGCGGGAGATCGTGGAGCGAGGCGGCTACCGCAAGGTGAGCAAGATCGTGGAGGGGGGCGCGAGCCGCACGGAGAGCACGTGGCGGGCGTTGCAGGCGCTCGGCACCGAGGAGTGCGACGTGCTGCTGCACGACGCCGTACGGCCCCTCCTGGAGCCCAGGATCATCACCGAGTGCGTCGCAGCCCTCCGCACCCACCGGGCCGTCAACGTGGCGATCCCGAGCTCCGACACGGTCTTCGTGGCCGCGCCCGGGCCGGGCGGCGAGGTCGTCGGCGAGGTGCTGGACCGGGCGCTGCTGCGGCGCAGCCAGACGCCGCAGTGCTTCAAGCTGTCGGTGATCCGCGAGGCGTACGAGCGGGCGCTGGCCGACCCCGAGTTCGCCGGCCGCCCGGCCACCGACGACTGCGGGGTCGTGCTGCGCTACCTGCCGGAGGTGCCGATCCACCTGGTGGCGGGCAGCGAGCGCAACATCAAGGTCACCCATCCGGCCGACCTGCGCATCGCCGAGCTGCTGTTCAAGCTGGCCGCCGAGGCATAA
- a CDS encoding CDP-glycerol glycerophosphotransferase family protein: MRRLIVLAALLGCYPALLVAALWPAPLVFGAVALASYAAEYAAPRLARRAAELPGRVHLGVTLRFAARETAALLLVARTAGAGSAWFVALAVAMFGVHGVRAAHTGLALRLRQTLAHMPITTRNLDVSALRIPRMPPGWLRDPRSMRFLYLDALPVLAAVQGAVAACWGAAVALAAGLAGAFALVPYVRRARPLTDRARVIEVVGEQVAAHRPEVILYFSGATAAAYQARMWLPVLERLNRRAIVVLRERGMAQHLEPSSLPMVCIPSAADLMSFRALFSAKLCLYVSNVGRNVHMLRIPTLRSAFLNHGDSDKEASFNPFSRVYDEVWVAGPAGRDRYRRAKVGVRDECIHEVGRPQLQGISTEGPGLPHRTVLYAPTWEGWNDDLFHTSLITMGPRLVRALLDHDPPLRVIYKPHPLTGHRDKAALRAHRRIVAMMEAAELAESKARHPSRAEAGGTRVRHLVVTGPQPHLYECFNQCDLLISDISSVVADFLASEKPYAVTNVAGLPERAFHERYPSTEAGVLLGEDLAGLAEFLDGEDTLARARIKLRSYLLGPEYPDAMTRFSAAVERVIAES; this comes from the coding sequence ATGAGGAGACTCATCGTGCTCGCGGCGCTGCTGGGCTGCTATCCGGCGCTGCTGGTCGCGGCGCTGTGGCCGGCGCCGCTGGTGTTCGGGGCGGTGGCGCTGGCGTCGTACGCCGCCGAGTACGCCGCTCCCCGCCTGGCCAGGCGGGCCGCCGAGCTGCCCGGCCGGGTGCACCTCGGGGTCACGCTGCGCTTCGCGGCCCGCGAGACGGCGGCGCTGCTGCTGGTGGCACGCACCGCCGGGGCGGGCTCGGCGTGGTTCGTGGCGCTGGCGGTCGCGATGTTCGGCGTCCACGGGGTGCGGGCCGCGCACACCGGGCTGGCGCTGCGGCTGCGGCAGACGCTCGCCCACATGCCGATCACCACGCGCAACCTCGACGTGTCGGCCCTCCGCATCCCCAGGATGCCGCCGGGCTGGCTGCGCGACCCGCGCAGCATGCGCTTCCTCTACCTGGACGCGCTGCCCGTCCTCGCGGCCGTGCAGGGCGCGGTGGCGGCCTGCTGGGGCGCGGCGGTGGCGCTCGCCGCCGGCCTGGCCGGGGCGTTCGCGCTCGTCCCGTACGTGCGCCGCGCCCGCCCCCTCACCGACCGGGCGCGGGTGATCGAGGTCGTCGGCGAGCAGGTGGCCGCCCACCGCCCGGAGGTCATCCTGTACTTCTCCGGCGCGACGGCCGCCGCCTACCAGGCCCGGATGTGGCTGCCGGTGCTGGAGCGCCTGAACCGGCGGGCCATCGTGGTGCTGCGGGAGCGCGGCATGGCCCAGCACCTGGAGCCGTCGTCGCTGCCGATGGTGTGCATCCCGTCTGCCGCCGACCTGATGAGCTTCCGCGCCCTGTTCAGCGCCAAGCTCTGCCTGTACGTCTCCAACGTCGGCCGCAACGTCCACATGCTGCGCATCCCGACGCTGCGCAGCGCCTTCCTCAACCACGGCGACAGCGACAAGGAGGCGTCGTTCAACCCGTTCTCGCGGGTCTACGACGAGGTGTGGGTGGCCGGGCCGGCCGGGCGGGACCGCTACCGGCGCGCCAAGGTCGGCGTGCGCGACGAGTGCATCCACGAGGTCGGCCGCCCGCAGTTGCAGGGCATCTCCACCGAGGGGCCCGGCCTGCCGCACCGGACCGTGCTCTACGCCCCCACCTGGGAGGGCTGGAACGACGACCTGTTCCACACCTCGCTGATCACGATGGGCCCGCGGCTGGTGCGGGCGCTGCTCGACCACGACCCGCCGCTGCGGGTGATCTACAAGCCGCACCCGCTGACCGGGCACCGCGACAAGGCCGCCCTGCGGGCGCACCGCAGGATCGTCGCGATGATGGAGGCGGCCGAGCTGGCCGAGTCGAAGGCCCGGCACCCCTCGCGGGCCGAGGCGGGCGGGACACGCGTGCGGCACCTGGTGGTCACCGGCCCGCAGCCGCACCTGTACGAGTGCTTCAACCAGTGCGACCTGCTGATCAGCGACATCTCCAGCGTGGTCGCCGACTTCCTGGCCAGCGAGAAGCCGTACGCGGTGACGAACGTCGCGGGGCTGCCCGAGCGCGCCTTCCACGAGCGCTATCCGAGCACCGAGGCGGGCGTGCTGCTGGGCGAGGACCTGGCCGGCCTCGCGGAGTTCCTGGACGGGGAGGACACCCTGGCCCGGGCGCGGATCAAGCTGCGCAGCTACCTGCTCGGGCCGGAGTACCCGGACGCGATGACCCGCTTCAGCGCGGCCGTGGAGCGGGTCATCGCGGAGTCATGA
- a CDS encoding glycosyltransferase family 2 protein: MKQFPDSPHAPAETRGWPPISVIMPVLNEERHLREAVDMVLAQHYPGEIEVVLAVGPSHDRTQEVADAIAAADRRVTVVPNPTGRTPNALNAAIAASRNGIVARVDGHAMLPPDYLRIAVETLAETGADNVGGVMAAEGVSPFEQAVACAMTSKIGVGAAAFHVGGTAGPADTVYLGVFRRAALDRVGGYDEHFQRAQDWEMNHRIRQSGGLVWFQPRMRVSYRPRPNVRALAKQYFHYGRWRRVVARTHEGTINLRYLAPPAAVLAMILGLVVSPFLPLALIVPGGYAVAIVAGSALTGSHLPLPARLRLPLVYATMHCSWGWGFLTSPRKLARPPGS; this comes from the coding sequence ATGAAGCAGTTCCCCGACTCGCCGCACGCGCCGGCGGAGACGCGCGGCTGGCCCCCCATCTCCGTCATCATGCCGGTCCTCAACGAGGAGCGGCACCTCCGCGAGGCCGTCGACATGGTCCTCGCGCAGCACTACCCCGGTGAGATCGAGGTCGTGCTCGCGGTGGGCCCGTCCCACGACCGCACCCAGGAGGTCGCCGACGCCATCGCGGCGGCCGACCGCCGGGTGACCGTCGTGCCCAACCCGACCGGCCGCACCCCCAACGCGCTCAACGCCGCGATCGCCGCCTCCCGCAACGGCATCGTCGCCAGGGTCGACGGGCACGCCATGCTGCCCCCCGACTACCTGCGCATCGCGGTCGAGACGCTCGCCGAGACCGGCGCCGACAACGTCGGCGGGGTCATGGCGGCGGAGGGCGTCAGCCCCTTCGAGCAGGCCGTGGCCTGCGCCATGACCTCCAAGATCGGCGTGGGCGCCGCCGCCTTCCACGTGGGCGGCACGGCGGGCCCCGCCGACACCGTCTACCTCGGCGTCTTCCGCCGCGCCGCGCTCGACCGGGTGGGCGGCTACGACGAGCACTTCCAACGCGCCCAGGACTGGGAGATGAACCACCGCATCCGCCAGAGCGGCGGCCTGGTGTGGTTCCAGCCGCGCATGCGGGTCTCCTACCGGCCGCGGCCCAACGTCAGGGCCCTGGCCAAGCAGTACTTCCACTACGGCCGCTGGCGGCGGGTGGTCGCCCGCACCCACGAGGGCACGATCAACCTGCGCTACCTCGCGCCGCCCGCCGCGGTGCTGGCCATGATCCTGGGGCTGGTCGTCTCGCCGTTCCTCCCCCTGGCGCTGATCGTCCCCGGCGGCTACGCCGTCGCGATCGTCGCCGGCTCGGCGCTGACCGGCAGCCACCTGCCCCTCCCCGCCCGGCTGCGGCTGCCGCTGGTGTACGCCACCATGCACTGCTCCTGGGGCTGGGGCTTCCTCACCAGCCCGCGCAAGCTGGCCCGGCCACCCGGCTCATGA